Part of the Sphingomonas morindae genome, CAGCACGAAATTGGCCTTGGACGGGATGGCGCGCAGCCCGGCATTGCCGAGCTTGGCGATCTCGTCGCCGAACCAGGTCCGCCAGCGGCGATTATGCTCGCGGCTCTGCTGGATGAAGTCGCGCGCGCCGAGCGCCGCCACCGCCGCCTGCTGGCCGCCGGTGGTGACGTTGAACGGGCCGCGGATGCGGTGCATCGCCGCGATCACCGCCGCCGGCCCATAGCCCCAGCCGATCCGTTCGGCGGCGAGGCCGAATATCTTGGAGAAGGTGCGGGTCACGAGCACATTGGCCTCGCTCCGCGCGAGATCGAGCGCGCCGTCGTCATCCTCGGGCTCGAGATATTCGGTATAGGCCTGGTCGATCACCAGCAGCACGTCGCGGGGCAGACCGGCATGGAGCCGGCGGATTTCCTCGGCGGTGGTGTAGGTGCCGGTGGGATTGTTGGGATTGGCGACGAACACCACCCGCGTCCGCGGCGTCACGGCGGCGAGCAGCGCGTCGACATCGGTGGCGTAATCCCGGTCCGGCGCCTCGACCGGCGTCGCCCCGACCCGGCGCGCGGCGATCGGATAGACGGAAAAGCCGTAGCGGACGAAGAGGATCTCGTCGCCCGGCCCGGCATAGGCGCCGGCGGCGAGGTGCAGCACCTCGTCGGATCCGGTGCCGTGGATGATCCGCTCGGGCTCGATCCCGTAATGGGCGCCGATCGCCTCGCGCAGCGCGGTGGCGCCGGCATCGGGGTAGGTCTCCAGATGCGCGGCGGCGGCGGCATAGGCCTCGCGCGCGGCCTGCGGCGTGCCGAGCGGATTCTCGTTGGAGGAGAGCTTGGCGGCGGGCTTGCCGCCGTCGGTGGTGGCGCGGCCGGGCACATAAGGCGCGATTGCCGCGATCCAGGGCTTTACCAGGGGTTCGGTCATGGCGCCGGCTGTAGCGACCGGCGCGCCCGGCAACAACCATGTCGGCGGCGCCGGCTCAGGCGTCGATCTCCTCCTCGTCGAGACGCGCGGCATTTTCCTGGATGAAGGCGAAGCGGTGCGCGGCCTCCTTGCCCATCAGCCGGTCGACCAGATCGCGCACCGCCGCGCGCTCCTCATATTCCTGCGGCAAGGTGACGCGGATCAGCGTGCGGCTGCCGGGATCCATCGTCGTCTCGCGCAGCTGCTGCGGGTTCATCTCGCCCAGGCCCTTGAAGCGGGCCACCTCCACCTTCTTGCCGCAAAAGGCGGTGCGCTCGATCTCGGCGCGCTGCGCATCGTCGCGCGCATAGAGGCTCTTCGCGCCGGCGGTGAGACGGTAGAGCGGCGGCTGGGCGAGATAGAGATGCCCCTTGCGCACCACATCGGGCATTTCCTGGAAGAAGAAGGTCATGAGCAAGGTCGCGATATGGGCGCCGTCGACATCGGCGTCGGTCATGATGACGATCCGCTCGTAGCGCAGCTGGCTGGCATCGCAGCGATCGCGCGTGCCGCAGCCAAGCGCCTGGATGAGATCGGCGATCTCCTGATTGGCCAGGATCTTGGCGGCGTTGGCCGAAGCGACGTTGAGGATCTTGCCGCGGATCGGCAGCACCGCCTGGGTTTTGCGGTCGCGCGCCTGCTTGGCCGAGCCGCCGGCCGAATCGCCCTCGACGATGAACAGCTCGGTGCCCTCGGGCGAGTCCGAGGCGCAGTCCGTCAGCTTGCCGGGCAGGCGCAGCTTGCGCGAGGAGGTGGCGGTCTTCCGCTTGACGTCGCGCTCCGCCTTGCGGCGCAGCCGCTCGTCCATGCGATCGAGCACATAGCCGAGCAGCGCCTTGCCGCGATCCATATTGTCGGCGAGGAAATGGTCGAAATGGTCGCGCACCGCCGCTTCCACCAGCCGCGCCGCGTCGGGCGAGGTCAGCCGGTCCTTGGTCTGGCTCTGGAATTGCGGATCGCGGATGAAGACCGAGAGCATCAGCTCCGCGCCCACCACCACATCCTCGGGGGCGATGTCCTTGGCGCGCTTGTTGCCGGTCAGCTCGGCGAAGGCGCGCACGCCCTTGGTCAGCGCGGCGCGCAGCCCCTGTTCGTGCGTGCCGCCGTCGGGCGTGGGAATGGTGTTGCAGTAATAGCTATAGGCGCCGTCCGAGAAGAGCGGCCAGGCCACCGCCCACTCCACCGATCCCTGGCCGCTGGGGAAATCCTGGCGGCCCGCGAAGCTTTCGGTGGTGGCGCATTCGCGGCCGCCGATCTGCTCGCGCAGATGGTCCGCCAGTCCGCCGGGAAATTGGAACACCGCCTCGGCCGGCGTATCGTCGCCGGCCAGCAGCGCGGGATCGCACCGCCAGCGTATCTCCACGCCGGCGAAGAGATAGGCTTTGGAGCGGGCGAGCCGGTACAGGCGCTGGGGCTTGAAGCGCAGCTCGCCGAAGATCGCGGGATCGGGCGTGAAGGCGACGCTGGTGCCGCGCCGGTTGGGCGCCCCGCCAAGCCGTTCGAGCGCGGTCTGCGGATGGCCCTGGGCGAAGCGCTGGCGGAACAGCTCGCGGTTGCGCGCCACCTCCACCACCGTGTCGGTGGATAGGGCGTTGACCACCGAAATCCCGACGCCATGCAGGCCGCCCGAGGTCTGATACGCCTTGTCCGAGAATTTGCCGCCGGAATGGAGTGTGGTGAGGATCACCTCCAGCGCCGATTTGCCGGGGTAGCGGGGGTGTTCGTCCACCGGAATGCCGCGGCCATTGTCGGTGATGGTCAGCCGGTTGCCGGCGCCCAGCACGACCTCGATGCGGCTGGCATGGCCCGCCACCGCCTCATCCATCGCATTGTCGAGCACCTCGGCGGCGAGATGGTGCAGCGCCCGCTCGTCGGTGCCGCCGATATACATGCCGGGGCGGCGGCGAACGGGCTCCAGCCCTTCGAGCACCTCGATCGCGGAGGCATCATAGGCACCGGCGGCGGCCGCCGGGGCGTTGAACAGATCATCGGCCATGGCCCGCTATAGGCCGGGAGAGGGCCGCTCGCCAAGAACGGAAGGGGATCGTCGCGCGATCGGCGGCGATCCCCGTGCCTGCGCGTCTGCTCAGCGGCGCGGACCGCCAAAGGGCAGCGGCGGCGGCCGGCGATCGCGCCGGGGCAGTTGCGCCTGATAGGCGAGGCCGCAATGCGCGACGCAATAGGGGAAGCCGGGGTTCACCGGATCGCCGCAGAAGTGGAAATCGGGCTCGCCGGGGTGGCCGATCGGCCATTTGCAGATGCGATCGGACAGATCGAGGAGCGACGTCTTGTCGGCGAATTCGGGCGCGGGCTTGGCGGGCACCAGCCGGCGCGGCGGCGCGGGCGGGATCGGCGCCTGCTGCTCGCCGGGCTGCTGGCGCTGGAAGCCTCCGGGGCCGATCGAGCGATAGACGGGCTGGTCGCCCGCGGGGGCGGCACCGGCGGCGGGCGCGGCCGGCGCGGCGCCCGCCGCGTTCGCGGACGGGGCGGCGGCGGGCGCCGCGCGCACGGGCTCCGGCGCGGGGGTGGGCGCCGGGCGCGGCGGCGGCGCCGCGCGCACCGGTTCGGCGGCGGCGGCCGGAGCCGGGCGCGGGGCGGGCGGCTCGGCGCGGGGTGGGGCGGGCGGCGGCGCCACCGGCGCGGCGCTGGCGGCGGCAGCGGCGGGCGCGGCCGGCGCGGCGCCATCGCCCGCCTTCACCGGCGACGGGCGGCTCTCCAGCCCGAGCCGATGGGCCTTGCCGATCACGGCGTTGCGGCTCACGCCGCCGAGCTCGTCGGCGATCTGGCTGGCGGTCAGCCCCTGGCCCCACAGGCTCTTGAGCTTATCGATCCGCTCGTCCGTCCACGACATCTCTTATCGGTCTCCGTTCCGTCGATCTTGCCGGAAGGCGGCGCGGGGGCTAGGCGGGCGTCATGCCCGAACCGCTCGCTCCCGCATCCTCCGGCTCGCACCCCACCCTCCCGGGAGACCCGGTGATCCGGCAGATAAACTGGATCGGCGTGCGCACGCTCTATGTGAAGGAGGTGCGCCGCTTCTTCAAGGTGCAGTTGCAGACGATCTGGGCCCCGGCGGTCACGACGCTGCTGTACCTCATCATCTTCACGGTCGCGCTGGGCGCGCGCTCGCCGGTGCCGGTCGGCGGCCATATCGTCGCCTTCGCCGATTTCGTCGCGCCCGGGCTGATCGTGATGGGCATGCTCACCAACGCCTTCGCCAACTCGAGCTTTTCACTGCTGGTGGGCAAGATGCAGGGCACGATCGTCGATTATCTGATGCCGCCGCTCTCCACCGGCGAGCTGCTGGCGGGGCTGGTGGGCGCGGCGGTGACGCGCGCCTTCCTGGTCGGCCTCGCCCTGTGGGTGGCGATGCTGCTGTGGCCGGGCGTCCATGTCGGGCTGGCCAATCCGCTGGCGGTGCTGTGGTTCGGGCTGATGGGCGCGCTGCTCCTGTCCTTTCTGGGCGTGCTCACCTCGCTCTGGGCCGAGAAGTTCGATCACGCCGCCGCCGTCACCAATTTCGTGGTGCAGCCGCTGGCGCTGCTGTCGGGCACCTTCTACTCGGTGGATCGGCTGGCGCCGGCCTTCCGCGCCATCAGCCACGCCAATCCCATTTTCTACATCATCTCGGGGTTCCGCTCGGGCTTTCTCGGCGTGGCCGATTCGCCCGCCGGCTTCGGCGCGGGGCTGTTGCTGGGGATCAACATCGCCATGGGCGTGGCCTGCTACCTGCTGCTGCGGCGCGGCTGGCGCATCAAGAGCTGAGCGGAACCGGCGCGTGAGGCCGGCGGTTCCTCAGCCATGACCCAAACCCCGCCCGCGCCGCTCAGCCCGCTCGCCCGCATCGGCCTCGCGCTCGGCGCCGGCCTGGCCGGAGCGGCCGTGATGCTCGTCAGCCAGAAGATCGAGATGAAGGCGAGCGGCCGCGCGCCCTCGGACACGCCCGCCAAGGCGATCGAGACGCTGGCGGGCTTCGAGCTTTATGACGAGGCCGCCGAGGCGCGGCTTTCCACCTTCGGCCATTTCGCCTTCGGCACCGGCCTGGGGCTCGGCCTCGCGGCGATCGATCGCGTGCCCGAGCCGTGGCGGACGCTCGTCTTCGCCTCGGGCTGCTGGGCGATCGGCACCGGCACGCTGGTCGGCCTCGGCGTGTCCGAGCCGCCGACCCGCTGGGGCGCGACCGCGCTCGCCACCGATCTCGGCCACCACGCCGTCTATGCCGCCGCCTCCGCGTCCGCCTATGCCGCGGGCAAGGCGCTCGCCACGCGCTGACCCGCGTCCCCACGGCGCGCATTGCCTTCTCCCGCCGCGCGCGCTAGGTGCGCGGCTTCAGGCGGCCGGTGGGCCGCCTTTTTGCGTTCGACGCTAGGAGGAGAGCCCGATGACCATGCCCGCGCTCATGCCCGTTTACCCGCGGTGCGATGTGCGACCGGTGCGAGGCGAGGGCTGCTATCTCATTTCCGAGGATGGCCGGCGCTTCCTGGATTTCGCGAGCGGCATCGCCGTCAATCTGCTCGGCCACGGCCATCCGCATCTCACCCAGGCGATCCAGCAGCAGGCGGCGACGCTGATGCACGTCTCCAACCTCTATGGCTCGCCCCAGGGCGAGGCGCTGGCGGCGCGGCTGGTGGAGGCGACCTTCGCCGATACCGTCTTCTTTACCAATTCCGGCGCGGAAGCCGTGGAATGCGCGATCAAGACCGCGCGGCGCTACCATTTCGCCAATGGTCAGCCCGAGCGGACGACGCTGATCGCCTTCAAGAACGCCTTTCACGGCCGCACGCTCGGCACCATCTCGGCGACGGATCAGGACAAGATGCGCGGCGGGTTCGAGCCGCTGCTGCCCGGCTTCCGCTACGCGCCCTTCGATGATCTCGCCGCCGCCGAGGCCCTGATCGACGAGACCACCGCGGGCTTCCTGGTGGAGCCGATCCAGGGCGAGGGCGGGATCCGCCCGGCGTCGGACGCCTTTCTCCAGGGGCTGCGCCGCCTGTGCGACGAGCATGGGCTGTTGCTGGTGCTGGACGAGGTGCAATGCGGCGTCGGCCGCACCGGCGCGCTCTACGCGCACGAGCTTTATGGCGTGACGCCCGATATCATGGCGACGGCCAAGGGCATTGGCGGCGGCTTCCCGATGGGCGCTTGCCTCGCCACCGCCGAGGCCGCCAAGGGCATGACCTTCGGCACCCATGGCTCCACCTATGGCGGCAATCCGCTGGCTATGGCGGCGGGCAGCGCGGTGCTGGACGTGGTGCTGGCGCCCGGCTTCCTCGAAACGGTGAAGGCGAGCGGCGAGCGGCTGCGCGGCGCGATCGAGCAGCTGCTGCCGAACCACGACCATCTGTTCGAGAGCGTGCGCGGCAAGGGGCTGATGCTCGGCATCAAGTGCAAGAGCGACAGCCGCGCCTTCGTCGCCCATGCGCGCGATCATCATGGCCTGCTGCTGGTCGGCGCGGGCGAGAATGTGGTGCGCGTGCTGCCGCCGCTGGTGATCGAGCAGAGCCATATCGACGAATTCGTCGAGAAGCTCAGCGAGGCGGCCCGCACCTACGCGCCGCCGAGCGACGACTGACGACCTCACGCCGCGCCGCCCCTCCGGCGGCGGCGCGGCGTCCGGAGACGATTCCATGCCCATCCGCCATTTCCTCGATCTCAGCGATGCCGGCGCGCCGGCGCTCCAGGCGATGCTCGACGATGCCCGCGCCCGCAAGGCGGCACGCGCCGCCTGGCCCAAGGGCCGCGTCGATGCCGATGCGCCGCTTGCCGGCCATGTGCTGGCGATGATCTTCGAGAAGAATTCCACCCGCACGCGCGTCTCGTTCGACATGGCGATGCGCCAGCTGGGCGGCACCACCATCGTCATGGACGCGGGCTCGATGCAGCTCGGCCGCGGCGAGAGCATCGCCGATACGGCGCGTGTCCTGTCGCGCTATGTCGACGCGATCATGATCCGCACCGACGATCACGAGAAGGTGCGGCAAATGGCCGCCCATGCCAGCGTGCCGGTGATCAACGGCCTGACCGACTGGAGCCATCCCTGCCAGATCGTCGCCGACATGCTGACCGTCGCCGAGCGGCGCGGAAGCGTGGCGGGCAGCCGCTGGGCGTGGCTGGGCGACGGCAATAATGTGCTCCACTCGATCCTTGAGGCGGCCGGGCTGATGGGCTTCGAGACGGTCGTCTCCTGCCCGCCGGGCTATGATCCCAGCGCGGACGCGCTCGGCGCCGCTGGCCAGCGCGGCGCCACGGTGCGCGTCGAGCGGGATCCCGCGCGCGCGGTGGAGGGGGCGGATATCATCGTCACCGATACCTGGATCTCGATGGGCCAGGATCATGCCGAGGCCAAGCTGGCGGCGATGGCGCCCTATCAGGTGACGCCGGCGCTGATGGCCGCCGCGGCGCCCGGCGCCACCTTCCTGCACTGCCTGCCCGCGCATCGCGGCGAGGAAGTGGTGGATGCGGTGATCGACGGCCCGCAATCGGCGATCTGGGACGAGGCGGAGAACCGCCTTCACGCGCAGAAGTCGGTGCTGCTCTGGTGCCTGGGCCGGCTCGGCTGAGGGGCTGGAAATTCGGGCGCGGCACTCTGATATGGGGTGCTCTCCCTCAAGGACCGGCAGCGCGCGGCGGCGGGGGCGGGCTTCGGCCCTGCCCAACGGGATGAACGCCGCGCCTGGCCCGCGCTGGACATGATGATGACCGAACCCGCCACGCTTGCCCTCGATTCCGTGCTCGGCTTCACGCTGCCGGGCCGCCATGCCCGCGGTCGCCTCGCGCGGCTCGGCCCGGCGCTGGACCAGATCCTCGCCGCCCATGCCTATCCGCCCGTGCTGGCGCGCCTGCTCGCCGAAGCCTTGGTGCTGGGCGCGCTGCTCGGCTCGCTCCTCAAGGACGAAAAGGGCCAGCTCACGCTCCAGGCGCAGACCGAAGGCGGCGCGGTGGATCTGCTGGTGGTGGATTATCGCGGCGGCGAGATGCGGGGCTATCTGCGCCACGATCCCGAGCGGCTGGCCGAAATGCCCGCCGATCCCTCGCTCTTCGCGCTGTTCGGCAAGGGCTATCTCGCCATCACCTTCGATCAGGCGGCAACCGGCGAGCGCTATCAGGGGATCGTTCCGCTCGAGGGCGGATCGCTGGCGGCGGCGGCGGAGCATTATTTCGCCCAGTCCGAGCAGATTCCCAGCCTGGTGCGGGTGGCGGTGAAGCAGGAGGCCGATGGCCGCACCCGCGCGGGCGGGCTGCTGATCCAGCATCTGCCCGAAGGCGAGGAGGGCCGCGAGCGGCTGCACACCCGGCTCGACCATCCCGAATGGCAGCATGTCGAGGCGCTGGCGCAGACGATCAGCCCGGCCGAGCTGACCGATCCCCGGCTCGCGCTGGACGATCTGGTGTGGCGGCTGTTCCACGAGGAGGACGAGGTACGGACGCTCGCGGACATGCCGCTCAGCCGCGGCTGCCGCTGCTCGCCCGAGCATGTGCGCGGCGTGCTCGCGCGCTTCCCGGCGGAGGAGCGCGCCGCCATGGCCGAGCCGGACGGGACGATCCGGGTGGATTGCGAGTTCTGCGCGCGCTCCTTCCCGGTCCAACTCGACGCATGATCGGGGGGCGGCGTGCCGCGTTTCGCGCGCGGTTCGACGCGGCGGCGCGGTTCGCCATCGACTCCGCCGCCCGATCGGCGTACCGGGGCGCGGCTTGGTTCTTTTGTCTTCCTAGCAGCCCCACGGGGCATAACTGGGCCGCTGCGATTCGCGTCGCGCGGCCCGCTCTTTTCACACCGAGGCACGACGCATGACCGGTACCGGCAAACCCCTCGCGGTGGTGCTGCTTTCGGGCGGGCTCGATTCGATGGTGGTGGCGGGGCTCGCCCGCGAAGCCGGGTTCGGCCTGCTCGCGCTCACCATGAACTATAACCAGCGCCACCTGCTAGAACTCGCCGCCGCCCGCCGGATCGCCGCGCATCTCGAGGCGGAGCGCCATATCGTGCTGCCGATCGATCTGCGCGCCTTTGGCGGCTCGTCGCTCACCGATGATATCGCGGTGCCCAAGGAGGGCGTGCAGCCGGGCATCCCCGTCACCTATGTGCCCGCGCGCAATACCGTCTTCCTGTCGCTGGCGCTCGGCTGGGCGGAGGCGGCGGGCGGCCGCGACCTGTTCCTGGGCATCAATGCGCTCGATTATTCGGGCTATCCCGATTGCCGCCCCGCCTTTGTCGAGGCCTTCACCACGCTCGCCAACACCGCCACCAAGGCGGGGGTGGAAGGCGATCGCTTCACCATCCACGCGCCGCTGCTGCACATGACCAAGGCCGATATCGTGCGCGAGGCGGATCGGCTCGGGCTTGATGCGGGGATGAGCTGGTCCTGCTACGATCCCCAAGAGGGCAAGCATTGCGGCCTGTGCGACAGCTGCCGGCTGCGGCATCGCGGCTTCGAGGAGGCGGGTCTGCCCGATCCGACCGTCTATGAGGTGCTGCCATGAGCTATGCGGTGAAGGAGATGTTCCTCACGCTGCAGGGCGAGGGGCTCAATGCCGGGCGGCGTGCGGTGTTCCTGCGCTTTGCCGGCTGCAATCTCTGGAGCGGCCGCGAGGAGGATCGCGCCACCGCCGAATGCACCTTCTGCGACACCGATTTCGTCGGCCTCAACGGCGAACAGGGCGGCCGCTATGCGGACGCGGCCGCGCTGGTGGACGTGGTGGCGGCGATCTGGAGCCAGGGCCTCAATGCGCCGGGCGCGCCCCGCTTCGTGGTGGTGACGGGGGGCGAGCCCATGCTCCAGCTCGATGCGCCGCTGATCGATGCGCTGCATGCCGCGGGCTTCGAGATCGCGATCGAGACCAACGGCACGCTCGCCGTGCCCGAAACGGTGGATTGGATCACGGTCAGCCCCAAGGCGGGCACGCATGTGGTGCAGCGTTCGGGCCATGAGCTGAAGCTGGTCTGGCCCCAGGCCGGCATCGATCCCGCCGCGCTGGAAGCGTGGGACTTTGCGCATTTCCTGGTGCAGCCGCTGGACGGGCCGGGCGCCCACGATCATCGCGACGCCGCGATCCGCCATGTCGTCGCCCATCCGAAATGGCGCCTGTCGGTGCAGACGCACAAGCTGATCGGGCTGAAATAGCCTTGCTGACGGGCGCCGGCACGGCCGGCGCCACGCCGGTTCAGCCCTTGAGGCACTTCTTCTTGAGCTGGCCCTTCTTGTCGTAACAATCCGGCGGGAAATCGGGCACGGCGGCGGCCTGGAGCTGCGGCTGGCCCTGCTGCAGGATCAGATCGCCGACGGGGGTGAGGCTGTTGCGGAACTCGCGCAGCCGCAGCCGGGCGACGTCCGCCAGCTTCTTCTTCGGCGTGAGAATGGCCTGCTCGCCGATGTTCGACGCCGTCTGGCAGAAGCCGAGCTGCGCGTTGAGCGTGGAGAAGCTGTTGTAGGTGCGCGTGGTATATTGATCGAAGG contains:
- the parE gene encoding DNA topoisomerase IV subunit B, with product MADDLFNAPAAAAGAYDASAIEVLEGLEPVRRRPGMYIGGTDERALHHLAAEVLDNAMDEAVAGHASRIEVVLGAGNRLTITDNGRGIPVDEHPRYPGKSALEVILTTLHSGGKFSDKAYQTSGGLHGVGISVVNALSTDTVVEVARNRELFRQRFAQGHPQTALERLGGAPNRRGTSVAFTPDPAIFGELRFKPQRLYRLARSKAYLFAGVEIRWRCDPALLAGDDTPAEAVFQFPGGLADHLREQIGGRECATTESFAGRQDFPSGQGSVEWAVAWPLFSDGAYSYYCNTIPTPDGGTHEQGLRAALTKGVRAFAELTGNKRAKDIAPEDVVVGAELMLSVFIRDPQFQSQTKDRLTSPDAARLVEAAVRDHFDHFLADNMDRGKALLGYVLDRMDERLRRKAERDVKRKTATSSRKLRLPGKLTDCASDSPEGTELFIVEGDSAGGSAKQARDRKTQAVLPIRGKILNVASANAAKILANQEIADLIQALGCGTRDRCDASQLRYERIVIMTDADVDGAHIATLLMTFFFQEMPDVVRKGHLYLAQPPLYRLTAGAKSLYARDDAQRAEIERTAFCGKKVEVARFKGLGEMNPQQLRETTMDPGSRTLIRVTLPQEYEERAAVRDLVDRLMGKEAAHRFAFIQENAARLDEEEIDA
- the hisC gene encoding histidinol-phosphate transaminase, whose protein sequence is MTEPLVKPWIAAIAPYVPGRATTDGGKPAAKLSSNENPLGTPQAAREAYAAAAAHLETYPDAGATALREAIGAHYGIEPERIIHGTGSDEVLHLAAGAYAGPGDEILFVRYGFSVYPIAARRVGATPVEAPDRDYATDVDALLAAVTPRTRVVFVANPNNPTGTYTTAEEIRRLHAGLPRDVLLVIDQAYTEYLEPEDDDGALDLARSEANVLVTRTFSKIFGLAAERIGWGYGPAAVIAAMHRIRGPFNVTTGGQQAAVAALGARDFIQQSREHNRRWRTWFGDEIAKLGNAGLRAIPSKANFVLVLFEGALTAEQAYHGLMERGLLTRWLPGQGLRHGLRITIGTEAQMREVIAALRLMAGVDG
- a CDS encoding Hsp33 family molecular chaperone HslO, coding for MMTEPATLALDSVLGFTLPGRHARGRLARLGPALDQILAAHAYPPVLARLLAEALVLGALLGSLLKDEKGQLTLQAQTEGGAVDLLVVDYRGGEMRGYLRHDPERLAEMPADPSLFALFGKGYLAITFDQAATGERYQGIVPLEGGSLAAAAEHYFAQSEQIPSLVRVAVKQEADGRTRAGGLLIQHLPEGEEGRERLHTRLDHPEWQHVEALAQTISPAELTDPRLALDDLVWRLFHEEDEVRTLADMPLSRGCRCSPEHVRGVLARFPAEERAAMAEPDGTIRVDCEFCARSFPVQLDA
- a CDS encoding GcrA family cell cycle regulator, which encodes MSWTDERIDKLKSLWGQGLTASQIADELGGVSRNAVIGKAHRLGLESRPSPVKAGDGAAPAAPAAAAASAAPVAPPPAPPRAEPPAPRPAPAAAAEPVRAAPPPRPAPTPAPEPVRAAPAAAPSANAAGAAPAAPAAGAAPAGDQPVYRSIGPGGFQRQQPGEQQAPIPPAPPRRLVPAKPAPEFADKTSLLDLSDRICKWPIGHPGEPDFHFCGDPVNPGFPYCVAHCGLAYQAQLPRRDRRPPPLPFGGPRR
- a CDS encoding ABC transporter permease, with translation MPEPLAPASSGSHPTLPGDPVIRQINWIGVRTLYVKEVRRFFKVQLQTIWAPAVTTLLYLIIFTVALGARSPVPVGGHIVAFADFVAPGLIVMGMLTNAFANSSFSLLVGKMQGTIVDYLMPPLSTGELLAGLVGAAVTRAFLVGLALWVAMLLWPGVHVGLANPLAVLWFGLMGALLLSFLGVLTSLWAEKFDHAAAVTNFVVQPLALLSGTFYSVDRLAPAFRAISHANPIFYIISGFRSGFLGVADSPAGFGAGLLLGINIAMGVACYLLLRRGWRIKS
- the argF gene encoding ornithine carbamoyltransferase encodes the protein MPIRHFLDLSDAGAPALQAMLDDARARKAARAAWPKGRVDADAPLAGHVLAMIFEKNSTRTRVSFDMAMRQLGGTTIVMDAGSMQLGRGESIADTARVLSRYVDAIMIRTDDHEKVRQMAAHASVPVINGLTDWSHPCQIVADMLTVAERRGSVAGSRWAWLGDGNNVLHSILEAAGLMGFETVVSCPPGYDPSADALGAAGQRGATVRVERDPARAVEGADIIVTDTWISMGQDHAEAKLAAMAPYQVTPALMAAAAPGATFLHCLPAHRGEEVVDAVIDGPQSAIWDEAENRLHAQKSVLLWCLGRLG
- the queE gene encoding 7-carboxy-7-deazaguanine synthase — protein: MSYAVKEMFLTLQGEGLNAGRRAVFLRFAGCNLWSGREEDRATAECTFCDTDFVGLNGEQGGRYADAAALVDVVAAIWSQGLNAPGAPRFVVVTGGEPMLQLDAPLIDALHAAGFEIAIETNGTLAVPETVDWITVSPKAGTHVVQRSGHELKLVWPQAGIDPAALEAWDFAHFLVQPLDGPGAHDHRDAAIRHVVAHPKWRLSVQTHKLIGLK
- the queC gene encoding 7-cyano-7-deazaguanine synthase QueC yields the protein MTGTGKPLAVVLLSGGLDSMVVAGLAREAGFGLLALTMNYNQRHLLELAAARRIAAHLEAERHIVLPIDLRAFGGSSLTDDIAVPKEGVQPGIPVTYVPARNTVFLSLALGWAEAAGGRDLFLGINALDYSGYPDCRPAFVEAFTTLANTATKAGVEGDRFTIHAPLLHMTKADIVREADRLGLDAGMSWSCYDPQEGKHCGLCDSCRLRHRGFEEAGLPDPTVYEVLP
- a CDS encoding aspartate aminotransferase family protein produces the protein MTMPALMPVYPRCDVRPVRGEGCYLISEDGRRFLDFASGIAVNLLGHGHPHLTQAIQQQAATLMHVSNLYGSPQGEALAARLVEATFADTVFFTNSGAEAVECAIKTARRYHFANGQPERTTLIAFKNAFHGRTLGTISATDQDKMRGGFEPLLPGFRYAPFDDLAAAEALIDETTAGFLVEPIQGEGGIRPASDAFLQGLRRLCDEHGLLLVLDEVQCGVGRTGALYAHELYGVTPDIMATAKGIGGGFPMGACLATAEAAKGMTFGTHGSTYGGNPLAMAAGSAVLDVVLAPGFLETVKASGERLRGAIEQLLPNHDHLFESVRGKGLMLGIKCKSDSRAFVAHARDHHGLLLVGAGENVVRVLPPLVIEQSHIDEFVEKLSEAARTYAPPSDD